From one Pseudobdellovibrionaceae bacterium genomic stretch:
- the smpB gene encoding SsrA-binding protein SmpB: MSGIKLIADNRKARFDFEIFDTYEAGIALMGSEVKSLRAGHCTLKDAYVSFQNHEAYLQNAHIPIYKPSSYNNHEPERLRKLLLHDYELNKIAAAIQEKGLTCVPLKVYFKKGRVKVEIGLGRGKKKHDKRDSIKKRDVNRELQKTMRRSR, translated from the coding sequence ATGAGTGGTATCAAGTTGATAGCGGACAACCGAAAGGCCCGCTTTGACTTTGAGATTTTTGATACCTATGAGGCTGGAATTGCCCTTATGGGTTCCGAGGTCAAATCCTTGCGCGCGGGGCACTGCACCCTCAAGGACGCCTACGTGTCTTTTCAAAACCACGAGGCCTACCTTCAGAATGCTCATATCCCCATTTACAAGCCGAGCAGCTACAACAACCATGAGCCAGAAAGATTACGCAAACTCCTCCTTCACGATTATGAGCTCAATAAGATTGCCGCGGCCATTCAGGAGAAGGGCCTCACCTGCGTCCCTCTGAAGGTCTATTTTAAAAAAGGCCGAGTCAAAGTTGAGATTGGCTTAGGAAGAGGAAAGAAGAAACACGATAAGCGTGACTCGATCAAGAAGCGCGACGTGAATCGGGAGTTGCAGAAGACGATGCGTCGCTCACGCTAG
- the tsaD gene encoding tRNA (adenosine(37)-N6)-threonylcarbamoyltransferase complex transferase subunit TsaD produces the protein MERILAIETSCDDTSAAVVTWQGQVEAVCSANQDLVHEPFGGVVPEIASRNHTLNILPLIEQTLSRSGRNWSDIHGLAVTSRPGLVGSLLVGLVTAKTLSLAKGLPLVAVNHLEGHLLAGFLKDNDFSAPDEFGFPYLGLAISGGHTHLFQVDELGSYTILGRTVDDAAGEAFDKFAKMAGLGFPGGVQVDWLSREGDASKYSFPRAMIHEENLNFSFSGLKTAAQNQLAKMSAEEKKSEISSLCASYQEAIVDVLLAKLTRGVQQTGIKTVVLTGGVSANSRLRSRAEEWGQQQGCLVVIPPLRYCTDNAAMIGYAGIHRLRKGERAAEDLGPSPRPYPGDFKTADSP, from the coding sequence ATTGAGCGCATATTAGCTATCGAAACCAGTTGTGATGACACTTCGGCCGCTGTGGTGACCTGGCAGGGTCAGGTGGAGGCCGTGTGTTCAGCCAATCAGGACTTGGTTCATGAACCTTTTGGTGGTGTGGTACCCGAAATTGCCAGTCGCAATCATACATTAAATATTCTTCCTCTAATTGAACAAACTTTGAGTCGATCGGGACGGAATTGGTCTGACATTCACGGTTTGGCAGTGACTTCCCGCCCGGGTCTGGTGGGTTCTTTACTCGTGGGATTGGTGACGGCGAAAACCCTGTCCTTGGCAAAAGGCCTTCCCCTGGTCGCGGTGAATCACCTAGAGGGGCATCTTCTTGCGGGTTTTTTGAAGGACAATGATTTCTCGGCACCTGATGAATTCGGCTTCCCCTATCTGGGGCTGGCGATTTCTGGCGGTCATACCCATTTGTTTCAGGTTGATGAGCTGGGTTCTTACACGATTCTGGGACGCACGGTGGACGATGCTGCTGGTGAGGCCTTTGACAAGTTTGCCAAGATGGCCGGGCTTGGCTTTCCGGGCGGTGTGCAGGTCGATTGGCTGTCCCGTGAAGGGGATGCAAGCAAGTACAGCTTTCCTCGCGCCATGATTCACGAAGAGAATCTAAATTTTAGTTTTTCAGGACTGAAGACCGCAGCACAAAATCAATTGGCTAAAATGTCGGCTGAAGAGAAGAAGTCCGAAATCAGCTCTCTGTGTGCCTCCTACCAAGAAGCCATCGTCGATGTCTTATTGGCTAAACTCACACGAGGAGTGCAGCAGACAGGGATCAAAACCGTGGTATTGACTGGCGGTGTGAGTGCCAACTCCCGTTTGCGCAGTCGGGCGGAAGAGTGGGGTCAGCAGCAGGGCTGTTTAGTGGTGATTCCCCCTCTTCGCTACTGTACTGATAATGCGGCCATGATTGGCTATGCGGGAATCCATCGTTTGCGCAAAGGGGAGAGGGCGGCTGAAGACTTGGGTCCCAGTCCAAGACCCTACCCTGGTGATTTCAAGACCGCGGACTCTCCATGA
- the dsbD gene encoding protein-disulfide reductase DsbD yields MSGVDPLADQPFKSYVTPVFLSLVALLAILTAGLGEAQQDGLINNKPLKATSFLAIDPLPQGANSALRIDMELAPEFHAYLDKFKVQITNPEGLQISKFNITPVVEFEDVFTKKMKQGVKGISQIHTVLNVPPGFPVGPVDGILEITYQACTKEYCLLPKRLPVPLSFTVAKGDAAIGGTTSSQDDSLLAQAKSKGWLFVFLMVFLGGVLTCFTPCIFPMIPITLAVIGATGTHHSRWQNFRVSIFYVLGIALTYSTLGVVAALTGSLFGSLLGHPLVAMGFALLFLLMALSMYGLFEIQAPAFVRNRLGTHQSKSRYIGALLSGLIAGIVASPCVGPVLIGVLAFVAQSQDPLMGFALLFTFALGMGQLFLVLGFSSQLIQKIPKAGPWMNFTKFIFGTAMVALALFYVHPVVGDRVFDGLLGIALVAVCAFHGAFSPIKKLTLTKSLIQGAMIAGILVGGVFLVRAGFPQYFDGLNPDETRALHEQGGWLPFSDETLQQAHMDGKPVIVDFYADWCAACKELESITFMDKDVMEEGKKFVLMRFDATKMTPEFDVLKEKFNILGLPTIVFHDGKTWRTDLTLTGFESGPEFLKRMKQVF; encoded by the coding sequence ATGAGTGGAGTGGACCCTTTGGCGGATCAGCCATTTAAATCTTATGTAACGCCTGTGTTTTTGAGCCTGGTGGCTCTGCTGGCGATTCTTACTGCTGGATTGGGCGAAGCCCAGCAAGATGGGCTGATTAATAACAAGCCTCTAAAGGCAACTTCCTTTCTTGCCATCGATCCTCTGCCCCAGGGGGCGAATAGTGCTCTGCGCATTGATATGGAGTTGGCGCCTGAGTTCCACGCTTACTTGGATAAATTCAAAGTTCAGATAACCAACCCAGAAGGCCTGCAAATCAGCAAATTCAACATCACCCCGGTGGTGGAGTTCGAAGACGTGTTTACTAAAAAGATGAAGCAAGGGGTTAAAGGGATATCCCAGATTCACACAGTTCTCAATGTTCCTCCTGGATTTCCAGTCGGTCCGGTAGACGGAATTCTCGAAATCACCTATCAGGCCTGCACCAAAGAATACTGTCTTCTCCCTAAGCGCCTACCCGTGCCCCTGTCGTTTACCGTTGCCAAGGGCGATGCCGCTATTGGCGGAACCACATCTTCACAGGACGACAGTCTTCTCGCGCAAGCAAAGAGCAAGGGTTGGTTGTTTGTATTTTTGATGGTGTTTCTTGGCGGCGTCTTGACCTGCTTTACCCCCTGTATTTTTCCCATGATCCCCATCACTTTAGCTGTGATTGGAGCAACAGGAACGCATCACAGCCGCTGGCAAAACTTTCGGGTATCCATTTTCTACGTCTTGGGCATTGCCTTAACCTACTCCACTCTTGGAGTTGTCGCTGCCCTGACGGGATCCCTGTTTGGCTCCTTACTTGGCCACCCCTTGGTGGCCATGGGATTTGCTCTATTGTTTTTGCTGATGGCGCTCAGTATGTATGGACTGTTCGAGATTCAAGCTCCCGCCTTTGTTCGCAACCGACTGGGAACCCACCAGTCGAAGAGTCGGTACATTGGCGCTTTGCTGTCGGGACTGATTGCAGGAATTGTGGCCAGCCCCTGTGTTGGACCTGTGCTCATTGGCGTCTTAGCCTTTGTTGCCCAGAGCCAAGACCCGCTGATGGGTTTTGCCCTCCTGTTTACCTTTGCTCTGGGAATGGGCCAGTTGTTTTTGGTTTTAGGCTTTTCTTCCCAGTTGATTCAGAAAATACCCAAAGCTGGTCCTTGGATGAATTTCACCAAGTTCATTTTTGGAACAGCGATGGTGGCCTTAGCCCTATTTTATGTCCATCCCGTCGTTGGCGACCGCGTGTTTGATGGCCTGTTGGGCATTGCCTTGGTGGCCGTTTGTGCCTTTCACGGCGCCTTTTCTCCGATCAAAAAGCTCACCCTGACCAAAAGCCTCATTCAAGGAGCCATGATAGCCGGGATTCTCGTCGGCGGGGTGTTTTTGGTTCGCGCTGGCTTTCCCCAATATTTCGACGGCCTCAATCCAGATGAAACCCGGGCCCTTCATGAACAAGGGGGATGGTTGCCCTTTTCAGATGAAACACTTCAACAAGCACATATGGACGGCAAGCCCGTCATTGTTGATTTCTATGCCGACTGGTGCGCCGCCTGCAAAGAGTTGGAGTCCATCACCTTCATGGACAAGGACGTAATGGAAGAAGGCAAAAAGTTTGTGCTTATGCGCTTTGATGCCACCAAAATGACTCCTGAGTTTGATGTCCTCAAGGAAAAATTCAATATCCTTGGCCTCCCCACCATCGTCTTTCACGATGGCAAAACATGGCGCACGGATTTGACACTGACTGGGTTTGAATCGGGCCCTGAGTTTCTCAAGCGAATGAAGCAAGTCTTCTAG
- the rsmA gene encoding ribosomal RNA small subunit methyltransferase A, translating to MSLKEDIQDKLAQLGSSPKRSLGQNFLIDENIVKRIVEAVKGCQPNSLVEVGPGLGSLTERLRGLDVPLLLIELDREFAGLWRGEGLELLEEDALMVDWNSLNLAQGTTLVSNLPYQISSSIVIDRCLGPLAIESMVLMFQKEVAQRIMAGPKTKEYGLLSVVAQLFWRVRAVCEAGPRCFWPAPQVASRVLLFNRLEDAPNCSGQALLRFVKAAFSHRRKILWKNLSGEYSRFGVEMDLALRVGQDLGLGHQVRAEELSPRQFRLLFEELSRAGKENQQ from the coding sequence ATGAGTCTCAAAGAGGATATTCAAGACAAGCTAGCCCAATTGGGATCCTCGCCCAAAAGATCCCTGGGACAGAACTTTCTCATTGATGAAAATATCGTGAAAAGAATTGTGGAGGCGGTAAAAGGTTGCCAGCCAAACTCGTTAGTTGAAGTGGGCCCTGGATTGGGTTCATTGACAGAAAGACTGCGAGGATTGGATGTTCCACTTCTATTGATCGAGTTGGACAGGGAGTTTGCGGGACTCTGGCGGGGTGAGGGTCTGGAGTTGCTTGAAGAAGACGCCCTTATGGTGGACTGGAACTCTTTGAATCTCGCTCAGGGGACGACGCTGGTGAGCAACCTTCCCTATCAGATATCTAGCTCTATTGTGATCGACCGCTGTTTGGGGCCATTAGCCATTGAATCCATGGTTTTGATGTTTCAGAAAGAAGTGGCACAGAGAATTATGGCCGGCCCCAAAACCAAGGAGTATGGTCTCCTGAGCGTCGTGGCCCAGTTGTTTTGGCGGGTGAGAGCGGTTTGTGAAGCCGGGCCTCGCTGTTTTTGGCCGGCACCCCAGGTGGCCAGTCGGGTGTTGCTTTTTAATCGGCTTGAGGATGCGCCTAATTGCAGTGGGCAGGCCCTCTTGCGCTTTGTGAAGGCCGCGTTCTCCCACCGTCGCAAGATTTTGTGGAAGAACCTCTCTGGCGAGTACAGTCGCTTTGGTGTAGAAATGGACTTGGCTCTTCGCGTGGGTCAGGACTTAGGTCTTGGGCATCAAGTCAGGGCCGAGGAATTGTCGCCCCGGCAGTTTCGTCTGCTGTTTGAGGAATTGTCCCGGGCTGGAAAAGAGAATCAGCAATGA
- a CDS encoding rRNA pseudouridine synthase, whose translation MSKPSSSHLVRLNKYLASCGIASRRRADELIDEGSVKVNGKVVYELGVRIDPERDKITVSGKPVRPELQKVYIMFHKPKHVLTSMEDPQGRPTVADFFRRMPVRVFPVGRLDWDTEGLLLLTNDGEFAQKVNHPSQEIPKVYLAKVDGKPSNEQLRKLTTGVTIIGGRVKALEATRLRGKGTDQYDWIRIVITEGKNRQVRKMFEKIGFGVKKLQRIAIGQLRLANLKRGDHVLLDPRDLKKIFDRKVKKERPKSHKKNA comes from the coding sequence ATGTCCAAGCCTTCGTCCTCTCACTTAGTTCGCCTCAATAAATACCTGGCCTCCTGTGGAATCGCCAGTCGGCGAAGGGCCGACGAGCTTATTGACGAGGGTTCGGTCAAAGTTAATGGCAAGGTGGTCTACGAGCTTGGCGTTCGCATTGATCCCGAAAGAGACAAAATCACGGTGAGTGGAAAACCAGTCAGACCTGAACTCCAGAAGGTCTACATCATGTTTCACAAGCCCAAGCACGTTTTAACATCAATGGAAGACCCACAGGGGCGTCCCACGGTGGCTGATTTTTTTCGCCGTATGCCTGTTCGGGTTTTCCCAGTTGGTCGGCTAGACTGGGACACGGAAGGCCTGCTGCTTTTGACCAACGACGGAGAATTCGCACAGAAGGTGAACCACCCCAGCCAGGAAATTCCCAAAGTTTATTTGGCCAAGGTGGATGGAAAACCTTCCAATGAGCAATTGCGCAAGCTCACCACTGGGGTGACGATCATTGGGGGAAGGGTGAAAGCCCTGGAAGCCACCCGATTGCGCGGTAAAGGTACCGATCAGTACGACTGGATCCGCATTGTGATCACCGAAGGCAAGAATCGTCAGGTGCGCAAGATGTTCGAAAAGATTGGTTTCGGTGTGAAGAAGCTCCAACGCATCGCCATCGGTCAGTTGCGATTGGCCAATCTCAAGCGCGGGGATCATGTCCTTCTAGATCCCCGGGACCTGAAGAAGATATTCGATCGCAAAGTCAAAAAGGAACGCCCAAAGTCACATAAGAAGAATGCTTAA